A window of Cryptomeria japonica chromosome 3, Sugi_1.0, whole genome shotgun sequence contains these coding sequences:
- the LOC131037005 gene encoding probable LRR receptor-like serine/threonine-protein kinase At3g47570, with product MAPLWFYSFIMLCIFSISALPHSLNTSQQQQLLLQFKTAISNNNSSSLQEWTPLHPLCNWSGVTCDPSFHSVVALNLSDMNLHGTISPLLGNLSSLQSLDLSNNALTSTIPPQLAQLTHLQVLWLHRNQLQGTIPPTLSACHSLYDLALSFNQLHGSIPPELSLLTRLKFLYLGQNNLTGVIPPSFKNLSTLVELYVGGNGITGTIPSSLGNLSSLTNLDLAENDLHGPIPPELGMLTHLQILYLSTNNLSGTIPSSLGNLSSLTDLELAENDLHGPIPPELGMLTHLQILHLFTNNLSGTIPSSLGNLSSLTELELAENDLHGPIPPELGMLTHLQRLDLYTNNLSGTIPGSLAKLSKLTILALSENQLSGHIPREIGTKLSNLQYLSLCGNQLSGKIPKSLGNCSNLTELFLAENQLSGMVPMELGKLNLLTRLNLRANQLVSDSSNTLSFLTSLTNCSHLEEIVVSNNHLTGILPPSIGKLSSNLQKLILSNNMISGSIPQQIANLINLTYLRLSDNLLSGNIPSGIKRFQKLERLYLGGNKLEGSIPSDVGQMQHLGLLNLSHNWLSGKMPDSLCSPQQLRRLLLQHNNLSGEIPAVLAGCQNLELIDLSYNKLGGRIPPDFIASLKNLVFYLNLSWNSLEGSLPLEMSKIAMAQAIDISGNRLTGLIPISLGDCTALEHLNLSHNAFEGAIPDSLSKLQNLLEMDLSTNSLSGSIPMSLERLKVLQYMNVAFNNLSGQIPKGGLFPNRTVIELFMGNPGLCGPANYSLSPCPKKSQEKHSLLKKLVLSVVAFILCSFLLLILWRYKLSSQLFHPSNFIFRRLSYPKFSYQDLVTATAEFDESNLLGVGNFGSVYKGILRDGKIVAIKALNLQNEEAHKSFDTECKVLGRIRHRNLIKIISAFSYSGFKGLVLQFASNGSLEKHLHPDRDDQEFCKLGLEDCLSIAVDVAHGMEYLHHDCPLQIVHCDLKPSNVLLDANMTALVTDFGICRLITPNSIDSFSAATFALKGSIGYIAPEYGLWGGVSTKGDVYSYGILILEMVTRKRPSDDMFVGDMNLQKWVRSAFPDRLADIVHSGLLRDMNESMEDNRCLLSFIHVGLHCSSESPRERPSMRDVARFLESLKTSSMGGVVASNLTATISDLLRNTNRAETLASDSQSSTF from the exons AtggctcctctttggttctactcTTTCATCATGCTCTGCATCTTTTCAATCTCCGCTCTTCCTCACTCTCTCAATACCTCTCAACAGCAACAATTGCTCCTGCAATTCAAAACGGCTATTTCCAACAACAACAGCTCTTCACTGCAAGAATGGACTCCCCTTCACCCCCTCTGTAATTGGTCTGGCGTTACCTGCGATCCCTCTTTCCACTCCGTCGTCGCCCTCAACTTATCCGACATGAACTTACACGGCACCATCTCTCCTCTGCTCGGGAATCTCTCCTCTCTTCAATCCCTCGATCTCTCCAACAATGCCCTCACTTCTACCATTCCACCTCAACTCGCACAACTCACCCATCTGCAGGTACTCTGGCTACACCGCAATCAATTGCAAGGAACCATTCCGCCCACTCTCTCCGCTTGCCACAGTTTGTATGATCTGGCACTCTCCTTTAACCAACTCCATGGCAGCATTCCGCCTGAGCTGAGTCTCCTTACAAGATTGAAGTTCCTCTACTTAGGACAAAACAATCTCACAGGTGTTATTCCCCCTTCTTTCAAAAATCTGTCCACTTTAGTTGAATTGTATGTGGGAGGAAATGGTATCACAGGCACCATTCCCAGCTCTTTAGGAAATCTGTCTTCCTTGACCAATTTAGATTTGGCAGAAAACGATCTTCATGGCCCCATTCCCCCTGAATTGGGCATGCTCACTCACCTGCAGATACTTTACCTTTCTACAAATAACTTATCAGGCACCATTCCCAGCTCTTTAGGAAATCTGTCTTCCTTGACCGATTTAGAATTGGCAGAAAATGATCTTCATGGCCCCATTCCCCCTGAATTGGGCATGCTCACTCACCTGCAGATACTTCACCTTTTTACAAATAACTTATCAGGCACCATTCCCAGCTCTTTAGGAAACCTGTCTTCCTTGACCGAATTAGAATTGGCAGAAAATGATCTTCATGGCCCCATTCCCCCTGAATTGGGCATGCTCACTCACCTGCAGAGACTTGACCTTTATACAAATAATTTATCAGGCACCATTCCCGGCTCTTTAGCAAAACTCTCGAAATTGACAATATTAGCTCTATCTGAAAACCAGCTCAGTGGACATATTCCACGCGAAATTGGCACCAAGCTCTCAAATTTGCAATATCTCAGTTTATGCGGAAATCAGCTTAGTGGAAAAATACCAAAGTCCCTTGGAAATTGTTCCAACCTCACAGAGCTTTTTTTAGCTGAAAACCAGCTCAGTGGAATGGTGCCAATGGAGCTGGGCAAGTTGAACCTCCTTACCCGGCTTAACCTACGTGCCAATCAACTTGTTAGTGATAGCAGCAACACATTGTCTTTTCTAACTTCTCTTACAAATTGCTCCCACTTGGAAGAAATAGTAGTGTCTAATAATCATCTCACTGGTATATTGCCTCCATCCATAGGCAAACTGTCATCCAATCTCCAAAAATTGATATTATCAAACAACATGATAAGCGGAAGCATACCACAACAGATTGCCAATCTAATTAACTTAACATACTTGAGGTTAAGCGATAATCTTTTGAGTGGCAATATTCCATCTGGAATTAAAAGATTCCAGAAGTTGGAAAGATTGTATTTGGGTGGGAACAAATTAGAAGGAAGCATTCCAAGTGATGTAGGCCAAATGCAACATCTCGGACTCCTAAATCTTAGTCACAACTGGCTATCTGGAAAAATGCCTGATTCTCTTTGTAGCCCCCAACAGCTAAGACGTCTTTTACTTCAGCATAACAACTTGTCAGGCGAGATCCCTGCTGTTTTAGCAGGATGTCAAAATTTAGAGCTCATTGACTTATCTTACAATAAATTAGGTGGAAGGATACCTCCTGATTTCATTGCCAGCCTCAAAAATCTGGTTTTCTACCTCAACCTTTCGTGGAATTCTCTGGAAGGGTCTTTGCCACTAGAGATGAGTAAAATTGCAATGGCTCAAGCCATAGACATCTCTGGAAATCGGCTTACTGGGCTGATTCCGATTTCTCTTGGAGACTGCACAGCATTAGAGCATCTAAATCTTTCCCACAATGCCTTTGAAGGTGCAATTCCAGATTCGCTCTCCAAATTACAAAATCTCCTAGAAATGGATCTTTCTACCAATTCTTTATCAGGTTCAATACCAATGTCCCTTGAAAGACTAAAAGTACTTCAATACATGAATGTTGCATTCAATAATTTGTCGGGGCAGATTCCAAAAGGAGGGTTGTTTCCAAATAGAACTGTTATAGAATTGTTTATGGGAAACCCTGGCCTCTGTGGACCAGCGAATTATTCATTGTCTCCATGCCCAAAGAAGAGTCAAGAAAAGCATTCACTGCTTAAAAAATTAGTCTTATCAGTTGTTGCGTTTATATTGTGCTCCTTCCTCTTACTAATTTTATGGAGATATAAACTTTCAAGCCAACTATTCCATCCCTCAAACTTTATTTTTCGAAGGCTTAGCTATCCAAAATTTTCTTATCAAGATCTTGTCACAGCAACAGCCGAATTTGATGAGTCAAACTTGCTTGGAGTGGGTAACTTCGGATCAGTCTACAAAGGAATTTTGAGGGATGGTAAGATAGTTGCAATCAAGGCTCTTAATTTGCAGAATGAAGAAGCTCATAAGAGCTTCGACACAGAATGCAAAGTATTAGGGAGGATTCGGCACCGTAACCTGATCAAAATCATAAGTGCATTTTCCTACTCTGGCTTCAAAGGTCTGGTTCTTCAATTTGCATCTAATGGGAGCTTGGAGAAACATTTGCACCCTGACAGAGATGATCAGGAATTTTGTAAATTGGGATTGGAGGACTGTTTGAGCATTGCTGTGGATGTTGCCCATGGCATGGAGTATTTACATCATGATTGTCCTTTGCAAATTGTGCACTGTGATTTAAAACCTAGCAATGTGCTCCTGGACGCCAACATGACGGCCCTTGTGACTGATTTTGGTATATGCCGTTTGATTACTCCAAATTCCATAGATTCATTTAGTGCTGCAACATTTGCACTCAAAGGATCTATTGGCTATATTGCTCCAG AGTATGGACTGTGGGGGGGTGTTTCCACAAAGGGAGATGTTTACAGCTATGGAATTCTGATACTAGAGATGGTTACAAGGAAGAGGCCAAGTGATGACATGTTTGTGGGAGACATGAACTTGCAGAAGTGGGTAAGGTCAGCTTTTCCAGACAGACTAGCAGATATTGTTCATAGTGGGCTATTGAGAGATATGAATGAAAGCATGGAAGACAATAGATGTCTTCTTTCTTTCATTCATGTTGGTTTGCATTGTAGCAGTGAATCACCAAGAGAACGACCTTCCATGAGAGATGTAGCCAGGTTCTTGGAGAGTCTCAAGACATCTTCCATGGGGGGTGTAGTTGCTTCAAATTTAACAGCCACCATATCAGACCTCCTGCGCAATACCAATCGCGCAGAAACATTGGCATCTGACAGTCAAAGTTCTACATTTTAG